One stretch of Microvirga lotononidis DNA includes these proteins:
- a CDS encoding YeeE/YedE family protein, with protein sequence MSSSAVASPLSVGNRASLTINTPASLAAAAGIIGGAALLGAIINPKQAALYVLGAALGLVLYHAAFGFTSAWRVFIADRRGEGLRAQMVMLAIASILFFPVLASGTLFGQPVAGNVSPAGIGVVFGAFIFGIGMQMGGGCASGTLYTVGGGSTRMLITLAAFIAGSAIGAAHLHWWTALPSLPKISIIELWGPWTALAVQLAVFALIAAVTVVLEKRRHGQLIQPAPSPRQGLARFTRGPWPLVAGAVALALLNFVTLYLAGRPWGVTSAFALWGSKIAAAIGFDVASWPYWSSPANRAALESSIFNDVTTVMDFGIILGALLAASLADRFAPTWKVPLRSAIAAIVGGLLLGYGARLAYGCNIGAYFSGIASGSFHGWVWLVAAFAGNVIGTRLRPLFGLEVERVKLTGC encoded by the coding sequence ATGTCCAGCTCTGCCGTAGCTTCGCCTCTTTCCGTCGGAAACCGTGCAAGCTTGACCATCAATACCCCGGCTTCCCTGGCGGCCGCAGCCGGTATCATCGGCGGCGCGGCTCTTCTGGGCGCCATCATCAACCCGAAGCAGGCCGCGCTCTATGTCCTCGGCGCGGCGCTCGGCCTCGTGCTCTATCACGCGGCCTTCGGCTTCACCTCCGCCTGGCGGGTCTTCATCGCGGATCGCCGCGGCGAGGGCCTGAGGGCCCAGATGGTGATGCTGGCCATCGCCTCCATCCTGTTCTTCCCCGTCCTCGCCTCCGGGACGCTCTTCGGCCAGCCGGTCGCCGGCAACGTCTCGCCGGCCGGGATCGGGGTAGTGTTCGGCGCCTTCATCTTCGGCATCGGCATGCAGATGGGCGGCGGTTGCGCCTCGGGCACGCTCTACACGGTCGGCGGCGGCTCCACCCGCATGCTGATCACACTCGCGGCCTTCATCGCCGGATCCGCCATCGGGGCAGCGCACCTGCACTGGTGGACCGCGCTGCCGAGCCTGCCCAAGATCTCGATCATCGAGCTGTGGGGTCCCTGGACGGCGCTCGCCGTGCAGCTTGCCGTCTTCGCGCTCATCGCGGCGGTGACCGTGGTGCTCGAGAAGCGCCGCCATGGGCAGCTGATCCAACCCGCCCCCTCCCCGCGCCAAGGCCTTGCCCGGTTCACGCGCGGTCCCTGGCCGCTGGTGGCGGGCGCGGTCGCCCTGGCTCTCCTGAACTTCGTGACGCTCTATCTCGCCGGCCGCCCGTGGGGCGTGACCTCGGCCTTCGCCCTCTGGGGCTCGAAGATCGCGGCCGCCATCGGCTTCGACGTGGCGAGCTGGCCCTATTGGTCGAGCCCCGCCAACCGGGCCGCGCTCGAGAGCAGCATCTTCAACGACGTCACGACGGTGATGGATTTCGGTATCATCCTCGGGGCGCTTTTGGCAGCGTCGCTCGCCGACCGCTTCGCTCCGACCTGGAAGGTCCCGCTGCGTTCCGCCATCGCGGCCATCGTCGGCGGCCTGCTCCTGGGCTACGGCGCCCGGCTCGCCTATGGCTGCAACATCGGGGCCTACTTCTCGGGCATCGCGTCCGGCAGCTTCCACGGCTGGGTCTGGCTCGTCGCGGCCTTTGCCGGCAATGTCATCGGCACGCGCCTGCGCCCTCTCTTCGGCCTCGAAGTGGAGCGCGTGAAGCTCACCGGCTGCTGA
- a CDS encoding LysR substrate-binding domain-containing protein, whose translation MVTLRQLRYFETLARTRHFGMAADQCAVTQPALSMQIKELERELGIELVERRGNSVAITPAGQEIAQRAEAILNQVRELSDYAHQHQGVLTGPLRLGIIPSIAPYLLPAILTEVGRRYPTLDLQIRETQTGVLVEELVRGDLDAALLALPIPQPQVETMALFDDRFLIAVQSEAAKGWSGGDLRTRMERERLLLLEEGHCLRDQALQFCHFANMQARKALGAASLTTIMQMVAAGHGITLLPELCAQTEVDRQRVALIEFPDDAPMRKVGLAWRRSSTRKGDFRALGDLIRAIKQPDEEAERG comes from the coding sequence ATGGTCACCCTTCGACAGCTCCGATATTTCGAAACGCTTGCGCGCACCCGGCATTTCGGCATGGCGGCCGACCAATGCGCCGTCACTCAGCCGGCCTTGTCCATGCAGATCAAGGAGCTGGAGCGGGAGCTCGGCATCGAACTCGTGGAGCGGCGGGGGAACTCGGTGGCGATCACGCCGGCCGGGCAGGAGATCGCCCAGAGGGCCGAGGCGATCCTGAATCAGGTGCGGGAGCTGTCGGATTACGCCCATCAGCATCAGGGGGTCCTGACAGGTCCGCTCCGCCTCGGGATCATCCCGTCGATCGCCCCCTATCTCCTGCCGGCGATCCTCACCGAGGTGGGACGGCGCTACCCGACCCTCGATCTCCAGATCCGCGAGACGCAGACGGGCGTGCTGGTCGAGGAACTGGTCCGGGGCGATCTCGATGCCGCTCTCCTCGCGCTGCCGATCCCGCAGCCGCAGGTCGAGACCATGGCCCTGTTCGACGACCGCTTTCTCATCGCCGTGCAGAGTGAGGCCGCCAAGGGCTGGTCGGGCGGGGATCTGCGCACCCGCATGGAGCGGGAGCGGCTGCTTCTCCTGGAGGAGGGGCATTGCCTGAGGGATCAGGCCCTGCAGTTCTGCCACTTCGCCAATATGCAGGCCCGCAAGGCGTTGGGCGCCGCGTCGCTCACCACCATCATGCAGATGGTGGCGGCCGGCCACGGCATCACGCTGCTTCCCGAACTCTGCGCCCAGACCGAGGTCGACCGGCAAAGGGTCGCCCTCATCGAGTTTCCCGATGACGCGCCCATGCGCAAAGTCGGACTGGCGTGGCGGCGAAGCTCGACTCGCAAGGGCGACTTCAGGGCATTGGGCGACCTGATCCGGGCGATCAAGCAGCCTGACGAAGAGGCCGAAAGGGGCTGA
- a CDS encoding catalase, protein MTKTTTMTTTAGAPIADNQNSLSAGSRGPLLLQDYQLIEKLAHQNRERIPERVVHAKGSAAYGTLTITNDITPYSKAKVFSEIGKKTEVFLRFSTVAGERGAADAERDVRGFALKVYTEEGNWDIVGNNTPVFFVRDPVKFPDFIRTQKRHPATNLRSTTAMWDFWSLSPESLHQVTILFSDRGLPQGYRFMHGFGSHTYSFINEAGERFWVKFHFKSMQGIKTWTNREAEAVVAKDRESAQRDLYEAIEGGEFPRWKFCVQIMPETDAEKTSYNPFDVTKVWPHAEYPLIEVGILELNRNAQHYFAEVEQSSFSPSNIVPGIGFSPDKMLQGRIFAYADAHRYRVGTHYEALPVNRPRSAVNHYHADGPMLFDIPNRGDAYYEPNSFNGPVQTQRAAEPPLKISGDADRYDHRAGNDDYKQPGDLFRLMTPDEQDRLMDNIAEAMQGVPEAIVKRQIVHFYLADKAYGLGVADRMGLKGAVMIQAAE, encoded by the coding sequence ATGACAAAAACAACCACCATGACCACGACGGCGGGGGCGCCGATTGCCGACAACCAGAACAGCCTGTCGGCCGGATCCCGCGGCCCGCTTCTGCTCCAGGATTACCAGCTCATCGAGAAGCTGGCGCACCAGAACCGGGAGCGCATTCCGGAGCGCGTGGTTCATGCCAAGGGTTCGGCCGCCTACGGCACCCTGACCATCACCAACGACATCACGCCATATTCCAAGGCGAAGGTCTTCTCCGAGATCGGCAAGAAGACGGAGGTGTTCCTGCGCTTCTCCACCGTGGCCGGCGAGCGCGGCGCGGCCGATGCCGAGCGCGACGTGCGCGGCTTCGCCCTGAAGGTCTACACGGAAGAGGGCAACTGGGACATCGTCGGCAACAACACGCCGGTGTTCTTCGTGCGGGATCCGGTGAAGTTCCCCGACTTCATCCGCACGCAGAAGCGTCATCCCGCGACGAACCTGCGCTCCACCACGGCCATGTGGGATTTCTGGTCGCTCAGCCCCGAGAGCCTGCATCAGGTGACGATCCTGTTCTCGGATCGCGGCCTGCCGCAGGGCTACCGTTTCATGCACGGCTTCGGCTCGCACACCTACTCGTTCATCAACGAGGCCGGCGAGCGCTTCTGGGTGAAGTTCCACTTCAAGTCCATGCAGGGCATCAAGACCTGGACGAACCGCGAGGCCGAGGCCGTCGTGGCCAAGGACCGCGAGAGCGCGCAGCGTGACCTCTACGAGGCCATCGAAGGCGGCGAGTTCCCGCGCTGGAAGTTCTGCGTCCAGATCATGCCCGAAACGGATGCGGAGAAGACCTCCTACAATCCGTTCGACGTCACCAAGGTGTGGCCGCATGCCGAGTATCCGCTGATCGAGGTCGGCATCCTCGAGCTCAACCGCAATGCCCAGCACTATTTCGCCGAGGTCGAGCAATCCTCGTTCTCGCCGTCGAACATCGTGCCCGGCATCGGCTTCTCGCCGGACAAGATGCTGCAGGGCCGCATCTTCGCCTATGCGGATGCACACCGTTACCGCGTCGGCACCCACTACGAAGCGCTGCCGGTGAATCGTCCGCGCAGCGCCGTGAACCACTACCATGCGGACGGCCCGATGCTGTTCGACATCCCGAACCGCGGCGATGCCTATTACGAGCCGAACTCCTTCAACGGCCCGGTGCAGACGCAGCGCGCCGCGGAGCCGCCGCTCAAGATCTCGGGCGATGCCGACCGCTACGACCACCGCGCCGGCAACGACGATTACAAGCAGCCGGGCGACCTGTTCCGCCTCATGACGCCGGACGAGCAGGACCGGCTCATGGACAACATCGCGGAAGCCATGCAGGGCGTACCGGAGGCGATCGTCAAGCGCCAGATCGTCCACTTCTACCTCGCCGACAAGGCCTACGGCCTCGGCGTGGCGGATCGCATGGGCCTCAAGGGCGCCGTGATGATCCAGGCCGCCGAGTAA
- a CDS encoding MBL fold metallo-hydrolase has product MKEFSVPDVSATIIPVTPFQQNCTLLWCEKTKKAAVVDPGGDLDRIREAIAQSGVSVEKIILTHGHIDHAGGAAELREDLGVPVEGPHEADRFLLERLAEQGQVYGFPARAVTPDRWLKEGDTVTVGDLTLDVLHCPGHSPGSVVLVSPAQRFALVGDVLFQGSVGRVDLPGGDGKALIASIKDKLLPLGDDIAFICGHGPMSTIGQERQTNPFLQGEGLL; this is encoded by the coding sequence ATGAAGGAATTCTCTGTGCCAGACGTCAGCGCCACCATCATTCCCGTGACGCCCTTCCAGCAGAACTGCACGTTGCTGTGGTGCGAGAAGACGAAGAAAGCGGCCGTGGTCGATCCCGGTGGCGATCTCGACCGCATCCGCGAGGCGATCGCGCAGTCGGGCGTCAGCGTGGAGAAGATTATCCTCACCCATGGCCATATCGATCACGCGGGCGGAGCGGCCGAGCTGCGCGAGGACTTGGGCGTTCCGGTCGAAGGACCGCACGAGGCCGATCGTTTCCTGCTGGAGCGGCTGGCCGAGCAGGGGCAGGTCTATGGCTTTCCCGCCCGCGCCGTCACGCCGGACCGCTGGCTGAAGGAAGGCGATACAGTCACGGTCGGGGATCTCACCCTCGATGTGCTGCATTGCCCCGGCCACTCGCCGGGCAGTGTCGTTCTCGTCTCGCCGGCGCAGCGCTTCGCCCTCGTGGGCGACGTGCTGTTCCAGGGCTCCGTCGGCCGCGTGGACCTTCCCGGCGGCGACGGCAAGGCGCTGATCGCCTCGATCAAGGACAAGCTCCTGCCGCTTGGCGACGACATCGCCTTCATCTGCGGTCACGGTCCGATGAGCACCATCGGCCAGGAGCGGCAGACCAACCCGTTCCTGCAGGGTGAGGGGTTGCTTTAA
- a CDS encoding S-(hydroxymethyl)glutathione dehydrogenase/class III alcohol dehydrogenase produces the protein METRAAVAWEAGKPLTIETIRIEGPKAGEVLVEVMATGVCHTDAYTLSGLDSEGKFPAILGHEGAGIVREVGPGVTTLKPGDHVIPLYTPECRNCKSCLSRRTNLCTAIRSTQGQGVMPDGTSRFRCDGETVFHYMGCSTFANFTVLPEIALAKVREDAPFDKICYIGCGVTTGIGAVIYTAKVWPGANVVVFGLGGIGLNVIQGARMVGADKIIGVDINPSKRAMAEKFGMTDFINPKEIGNDKVVQAIVDLTGGGADFSFDATGNTDVMRQALECCHRGWGESIIIGVAEAGKEISTRPFQLVTGRVWKGTAFGGARGRTDVPKIVDWYMEGKINIDDLITHKMPLDEINTAFDLMHEGKSIRSVIVY, from the coding sequence ATGGAAACCAGGGCCGCCGTGGCATGGGAGGCTGGCAAGCCGCTCACCATCGAAACCATCCGCATCGAAGGTCCCAAGGCTGGCGAGGTGCTCGTGGAAGTGATGGCGACGGGCGTGTGCCACACCGACGCCTATACGCTCTCGGGCCTCGATTCCGAGGGCAAGTTCCCGGCGATCCTGGGCCACGAGGGCGCGGGCATCGTGCGCGAGGTCGGCCCCGGCGTCACGACGCTCAAGCCCGGCGATCACGTGATCCCGCTCTACACGCCCGAGTGCCGCAACTGCAAATCCTGCCTGTCGCGCCGCACCAATCTCTGCACCGCCATCCGGTCCACGCAGGGCCAGGGCGTGATGCCCGACGGAACGTCCCGCTTCCGCTGCGACGGCGAGACCGTGTTCCACTACATGGGCTGCTCGACCTTTGCGAACTTCACCGTGCTGCCGGAGATCGCGCTCGCCAAGGTGCGCGAGGACGCGCCCTTCGACAAGATCTGCTACATCGGCTGTGGCGTCACCACGGGCATCGGCGCGGTAATCTACACGGCGAAGGTTTGGCCCGGCGCGAACGTGGTGGTGTTCGGCCTCGGCGGCATCGGCCTCAACGTGATCCAGGGGGCACGCATGGTCGGCGCCGACAAGATCATCGGCGTCGACATCAATCCCTCCAAGCGCGCCATGGCCGAGAAGTTCGGCATGACCGATTTCATCAACCCGAAGGAGATCGGCAACGACAAGGTCGTGCAGGCCATCGTCGACCTCACGGGCGGCGGCGCGGATTTCTCGTTCGACGCCACCGGCAACACGGACGTGATGCGCCAGGCGCTCGAATGCTGCCATCGCGGCTGGGGCGAGAGCATCATCATCGGCGTGGCGGAAGCCGGCAAGGAAATCTCGACGCGTCCATTCCAGCTCGTCACCGGCCGCGTCTGGAAGGGCACGGCCTTCGGCGGCGCGCGTGGTCGCACAGACGTGCCGAAGATCGTCGACTGGTACATGGAGGGCAAGATCAACATCGACGATCTGATCACCCACAAGATGCCGCTCGACGAGATCAACACCGCCTTCGATCTCATGCACGAAGGCAAGTCGATCCGCTCCGTGATCGTGTACTGA
- the fghA gene encoding S-formylglutathione hydrolase, translating into MSFEIISQARCFNGTQFVYRHASRETGTPMRLAVYVPPQAGDAKVPVVWFLSGLTCTEENFTVKAGAQRVASELGLILVAPDTSPRGENVPDDPEGAYDFGLGAGFYVDATEAPWARNYRMRSYLERELPALVAESLPADMSRQGIMGHSMGGHGALTIALRDPERFKAVSAFAPIVSPMNCPWGEKALSHYIGPDRASWRDYDACALIEDGARLPGILVDQGTADGFLDSQLKPQLLEAACAKAGQPLTLRRQDGYDHSYFFIATFIEDHLRWHAERLGAE; encoded by the coding sequence TTGAGTTTCGAGATCATCTCGCAGGCGCGTTGCTTCAACGGCACGCAGTTCGTCTACCGTCATGCTTCCCGGGAAACCGGCACGCCCATGCGCCTGGCGGTCTACGTTCCGCCTCAGGCCGGGGATGCCAAGGTGCCGGTGGTGTGGTTCCTCTCCGGGCTCACCTGCACGGAAGAGAACTTCACCGTGAAGGCGGGCGCGCAGCGGGTGGCCTCGGAACTCGGCTTGATCCTCGTCGCCCCGGATACCAGCCCGCGCGGCGAGAATGTGCCGGACGATCCGGAAGGCGCTTACGATTTCGGTCTGGGCGCCGGCTTCTACGTGGATGCCACCGAGGCCCCATGGGCGCGGAACTACCGCATGCGCTCCTATCTGGAGCGCGAGCTGCCGGCGCTCGTGGCCGAGAGCCTTCCCGCCGACATGAGCCGGCAAGGCATCATGGGGCATTCGATGGGAGGCCACGGGGCGCTCACCATCGCGCTTCGCGATCCTGAGCGCTTCAAAGCGGTCTCGGCCTTCGCGCCCATCGTCTCACCCATGAACTGCCCCTGGGGCGAGAAGGCGCTGTCGCATTATATCGGGCCAGACCGCGCGTCGTGGCGCGACTACGATGCCTGCGCGCTGATCGAAGACGGTGCCCGGCTCCCCGGGATCCTGGTCGATCAGGGCACGGCCGACGGCTTCCTGGACAGCCAGCTGAAACCGCAGCTCCTGGAAGCCGCCTGCGCCAAGGCGGGCCAGCCTCTCACGCTGCGTCGCCAAGACGGCTACGACCATTCCTATTTCTTCATCGCGACCTTCATCGAGGACCACCTGCGCTGGCATGCCGAACGGCTTGGAGCCGAGTAG
- a CDS encoding NUDIX domain-containing protein translates to MAGYRIQQIETLYEGWRKLLKLTVRMPDDRTMAREVLNSADAAAVLPYDSERRMVILVRQFRAPVMHVEGHPDFLEAVAGLLDGDDPEGCARREAMEEAGLRIDRLEFVAKAWSAPGLTTERLHLFLAPYTSADRVGEGGGLPEEHEDIEVLEISLDALMRMRDQGAIADMKTLTLVQALQLRHPELFGKE, encoded by the coding sequence GTGGCAGGCTATCGGATCCAACAGATCGAGACCCTCTATGAGGGATGGCGCAAGCTTCTCAAGCTCACGGTCCGGATGCCGGATGACCGGACCATGGCGCGGGAGGTGCTGAACAGCGCCGATGCCGCTGCCGTGCTCCCCTACGATTCCGAGCGGCGCATGGTTATCCTGGTCCGGCAGTTTCGCGCGCCCGTGATGCATGTGGAGGGCCACCCGGATTTCCTGGAGGCCGTGGCAGGCCTGCTCGACGGGGACGATCCCGAGGGCTGCGCCCGGCGCGAGGCCATGGAGGAGGCGGGCCTTCGCATCGACCGGCTGGAATTCGTGGCCAAGGCCTGGTCGGCGCCCGGCCTGACGACGGAGCGCCTGCACCTGTTCCTTGCCCCCTACACGTCCGCCGACCGGGTCGGCGAGGGCGGCGGGCTGCCGGAAGAGCACGAGGACATCGAGGTGTTGGAAATCAGCCTCGACGCGTTGATGCGGATGCGGGACCAGGGCGCCATCGCCGACATGAAGACCCTGACCCTGGTCCAGGCCTTGCAGCTCCGGCACCCGGAGCTGTTCGGGAAGGAGTGA
- a CDS encoding SIR2 family NAD-dependent protein deacylase produces the protein MLDDLVAAIRKRQAILFAGAGVSMTVGLPSWNTLIEHVADELEIDLSEFRGTELNHLTLAEYYRLKQGSIGPLRSWMDRNWSIPEEALKSSRVHELICKLEFPIVYTTNFDRNLETSFELHGREYVKIVNAKDIARIQPGVPQIVKYHGDFDDDSSIVIAETDYLDRLSFESPIDIKFRSDALGKTILFIGYSMRDLNIRFLLHRLWKTWVDSGYERDRPQSYIFMLRSNPVEQAVLEQWGLQVLTEKDCPSEQALETFLAKLSKAVEGADDRETRT, from the coding sequence GTGCTCGATGACCTGGTTGCCGCCATCCGGAAGCGGCAAGCCATTCTGTTCGCCGGGGCCGGCGTCTCCATGACGGTCGGCCTGCCCTCTTGGAACACCCTGATCGAACATGTCGCCGACGAACTGGAGATCGACCTGTCGGAATTCCGGGGCACCGAGCTCAACCATTTGACGCTGGCGGAATATTACCGTCTCAAGCAGGGCAGCATCGGCCCGCTGCGCAGCTGGATGGACCGGAACTGGAGCATCCCGGAGGAAGCGCTGAAATCCTCGCGCGTGCACGAATTGATCTGCAAGCTCGAGTTCCCGATCGTCTACACCACGAATTTCGACCGGAACCTCGAGACCTCGTTCGAGCTGCATGGCAGGGAATACGTGAAGATCGTCAATGCCAAGGACATCGCGCGCATTCAGCCGGGCGTGCCGCAGATCGTGAAGTACCACGGCGATTTCGACGACGACAGTTCCATCGTGATCGCCGAGACCGATTATCTCGACCGCCTGTCCTTCGAATCGCCCATCGACATCAAGTTCCGCTCGGATGCGCTGGGCAAGACCATCCTGTTCATCGGCTACAGCATGCGGGACCTCAACATCCGTTTCCTGTTGCACCGACTCTGGAAGACCTGGGTGGATTCCGGCTACGAACGGGACCGGCCGCAATCCTATATCTTCATGCTGCGCTCCAATCCCGTCGAGCAGGCGGTCCTGGAGCAATGGGGCCTGCAGGTCCTGACGGAGAAGGATTGCCCGTCCGAGCAGGCGCTGGAAACCTTTCTCGCCAAGCTGAGCAAGGCCGTGGAAGGGGCCGACGACAGAGAAACGCGGACCTGA
- a CDS encoding OpgC family protein, whose translation MKVLGRNTTIDFWRGLVLVIIFVNHIPGNLIEHVTPRNFGFSDSTEAFIFISGLSVALVYYPKIPQGDIVGVVKRCLRRAFELYRMHLLLTAGAIALFSIGYELSEEIGLIEEHGRSMVFGDTAKGVTGILLLGHQLGYFNILPLYIMLMLWAPVALVLARVHLGLALAVSAGLYGLARMELLTLRSWPEPGTWFFNPFAWQILFTLGIGTGILMLRRQNFYSRPLMLASIFVVVLSLLFTTAGFGFFPHLPETAHALFDLTKHDLGLGRIVHFLALAYIVTQFPVGEVLKRTFVGPDLKRLGRNALMIFAAGSLLSALGQVTMTLAAVKSSASPQMIGMVFTIIGIIGLLALARYLEWNKLNVAVPPKGLAKDLGLPASQGRFS comes from the coding sequence ATGAAGGTCTTGGGACGCAACACGACGATCGATTTCTGGCGCGGGCTTGTCCTCGTGATCATTTTCGTCAATCACATCCCCGGCAACCTGATCGAGCATGTCACGCCGCGGAATTTCGGGTTCTCCGATTCGACAGAGGCGTTCATCTTCATCTCCGGCCTGTCCGTCGCGCTCGTCTATTATCCAAAGATCCCCCAGGGCGACATCGTCGGCGTCGTCAAGCGCTGCCTGAGACGTGCCTTCGAGCTCTACCGGATGCATCTCCTCCTCACCGCCGGCGCCATCGCGCTCTTCTCCATCGGCTACGAGCTGAGCGAGGAGATCGGCCTCATCGAAGAGCATGGCCGCAGCATGGTCTTCGGCGACACGGCGAAGGGCGTGACCGGGATCCTCCTGCTCGGCCATCAGCTCGGCTATTTCAACATCCTGCCGCTCTACATCATGCTCATGCTGTGGGCTCCGGTGGCGCTGGTCCTGGCGCGGGTCCATCTCGGTCTCGCCCTAGCGGTATCCGCCGGCCTCTACGGCCTTGCCCGCATGGAGCTTCTCACTCTGCGGAGCTGGCCCGAGCCGGGAACCTGGTTCTTCAACCCCTTCGCCTGGCAGATTCTGTTCACGCTGGGGATTGGGACCGGCATTCTCATGCTCAGGCGCCAGAACTTCTACAGCCGCCCCCTGATGCTCGCGTCCATCTTCGTCGTGGTCCTGTCCCTGCTGTTCACGACGGCGGGCTTCGGGTTCTTCCCGCACCTGCCCGAAACGGCCCATGCGCTTTTCGACCTGACGAAGCATGACCTGGGGCTCGGCCGGATCGTCCACTTCCTCGCCCTTGCCTACATCGTGACCCAGTTCCCCGTGGGCGAAGTCCTCAAGCGCACCTTCGTCGGCCCCGACCTGAAGCGGCTGGGCCGTAACGCACTCATGATCTTCGCCGCGGGATCGCTGTTGAGCGCCCTGGGGCAGGTCACCATGACGCTGGCCGCCGTCAAATCCTCCGCTAGTCCGCAGATGATCGGGATGGTATTCACCATCATCGGTATCATTGGTCTTCTTGCGCTGGCGCGATATCTCGAATGGAACAAGCTCAACGTGGCCGTCCCGCCGAAGGGGCTGGCAAAGGATCTCGGATTGCCCGCCTCTCAGGGGCGGTTCTCTTAG
- a CDS encoding SGNH/GDSL hydrolase family protein — MGAGASARADNAPACSSASARLKGQSAIPGLAGKLFRHQPIRILAIGSSSTEGIGASSPDHTYPAQLEDDLAALWKEPVTVVNSGKGGETVIQTIERLEAALKADRYDLVIWQVGTNDAINGVDETAFRALLERGISAVRQSGTEMVLLDQQYFPSIKDLARYERFVNAVSATGFERKIGVFSRYALMKEWNSRSPEELRSMLSADGFHMGDKGYDRLADCMADALQAMVEHSVAEARPTVTAAASVRDR, encoded by the coding sequence TTGGGGGCGGGGGCTTCGGCACGGGCCGACAACGCTCCCGCGTGTTCCAGCGCCTCCGCTCGCCTGAAAGGGCAGAGCGCCATCCCGGGTCTCGCCGGCAAGCTGTTCCGGCACCAGCCCATTCGCATTCTCGCCATCGGCTCCTCCTCGACCGAGGGCATCGGCGCCTCTTCGCCCGATCACACCTATCCGGCCCAGCTCGAGGACGATCTGGCGGCGCTCTGGAAAGAGCCGGTCACGGTCGTGAATTCCGGCAAGGGCGGCGAAACCGTCATCCAGACCATCGAACGCCTGGAAGCCGCTCTCAAGGCCGACAGATACGATCTCGTGATCTGGCAGGTCGGCACGAACGACGCCATCAACGGCGTCGACGAGACCGCATTCAGGGCCCTGCTGGAGCGGGGCATTTCCGCCGTCCGGCAGTCGGGGACCGAAATGGTCCTCCTGGACCAGCAGTACTTTCCCTCGATCAAGGACTTGGCCCGCTACGAGCGGTTCGTGAACGCCGTCAGCGCAACCGGCTTCGAGCGCAAGATCGGCGTGTTCTCACGCTATGCCCTCATGAAGGAGTGGAACAGCCGCTCCCCCGAGGAACTGCGCTCCATGCTGTCCGCCGACGGCTTCCACATGGGCGACAAGGGCTATGATCGTCTTGCCGATTGCATGGCCGATGCCCTTCAGGCCATGGTGGAGCATTCCGTCGCCGAAGCGAGGCCAACCGTCACGGCGGCGGCTTCCGTGAGAGATCGTTAA